One window of Rubrivirga sp. SAORIC476 genomic DNA carries:
- a CDS encoding endonuclease/exonuclease/phosphatase family protein, translated as MRLLVLLLFLVGCTAAPPAPAPTVDVVTLNLWNDQADWPARLGVIADTLGALRPDVIVLQEVLQDSAKGLANQAETLGDRLGYAVVFASVDGPDRAKRYGNAILSRHPVLDTNWVRLRPLTDYRVAAHARLDIGGRPLDVVATHLHHTMEGGAIRAEQVADLLALLDQTAGARWVVAGDFNAPAHAPELSPLADRAADAFGTLHPGAAVSTLVEALGHTPRRIDHVLAGPGLTPEAARLVLAEPVGGVQPSDHRGVSVRLRWP; from the coding sequence ATGCGGCTTCTCGTCCTCCTGCTCTTCCTCGTGGGCTGCACTGCCGCGCCGCCCGCCCCGGCGCCGACGGTCGACGTCGTCACGCTCAACCTCTGGAACGACCAGGCCGACTGGCCCGCGCGCCTCGGCGTCATCGCGGACACGCTCGGCGCGCTCCGCCCAGACGTGATCGTGCTCCAGGAGGTGCTGCAGGACTCGGCGAAGGGGCTCGCGAACCAGGCCGAGACGCTGGGCGACCGCCTCGGCTATGCGGTCGTGTTCGCTTCCGTCGACGGCCCCGATCGGGCGAAGCGCTACGGCAACGCGATCCTGAGCCGTCACCCGGTCCTCGACACCAACTGGGTCCGCCTTCGCCCGCTGACCGACTACCGCGTCGCCGCCCACGCCCGGCTCGACATCGGGGGCCGACCGCTCGATGTGGTCGCGACCCACCTTCACCACACGATGGAGGGCGGTGCGATCCGCGCGGAGCAGGTCGCCGACCTCCTCGCGCTCCTCGACCAGACCGCCGGCGCGCGCTGGGTCGTCGCGGGCGACTTCAACGCGCCCGCCCACGCGCCCGAGCTGTCGCCGCTGGCCGACCGCGCCGCCGACGCCTTCGGCACCCTCCACCCCGGCGCCGCGGTGTCGACGCTGGTGGAAGCGCTCGGCCACACGCCGCGGCGCATCGACCACGTGCTCGCGGGCCCCGGCCTCACGCCCGAGGCCGCCCGTCTCGTGCTGGCGGAGCCCGTCGGGGGCGTGCAGCCGTCCGACCACCGGGGCGTCTCGGTGCGGCTGCGGTGGCCGTAG
- a CDS encoding DUF2262 domain-containing protein → MTSPVDHPVLGRMTYDPDLHWYQGQTESRGLPVALTLSCDEGPPAFDALAAVVADLDRLREDAEAQAVADLLALKNEEWLDEDDGEGAETAESFRAKLRLESVGLAPDGVVTFSFEDGDLFWGHAILVDRAADGTWDEADIAG, encoded by the coding sequence ATGACCTCCCCCGTCGACCACCCCGTCCTGGGACGGATGACCTACGACCCCGACCTCCATTGGTACCAGGGCCAGACGGAGTCGCGCGGCCTGCCCGTCGCCCTCACCCTGTCGTGTGACGAGGGGCCGCCCGCCTTCGACGCCCTCGCGGCCGTCGTGGCCGACCTCGACCGGCTCCGCGAGGATGCCGAGGCGCAGGCCGTCGCCGACCTGCTGGCGCTCAAGAACGAGGAGTGGCTCGACGAGGACGACGGCGAGGGGGCGGAGACGGCCGAGAGCTTCCGGGCGAAGCTGCGCCTGGAGTCGGTCGGGCTCGCCCCCGACGGCGTGGTGACGTTCTCGTTCGAGGATGGCGACCTGTTTTGGGGCCACGCCATCCTGGTCGACCGCGCGGCGGACGGCACGTGGGACGAGGCCGACATCGCCGGGTAA